In one window of Paucidesulfovibrio gracilis DSM 16080 DNA:
- a CDS encoding ATP-dependent 6-phosphofructokinase, giving the protein MHTRSFRFEPLSPEDTEIRTLGLASVESPLQLERYIDEDDSIFVEVYRDARYCARDGEGAAQPVVFEHAGPREKLFFDPSKTKCAVVTCGGLCPGLNNVIRSIVLEAHHFYGVPAVFGVRYGLAGFIPEHGYNFEELTPRSVGDIHEFGGTMLGSSRGPQSPEEIVDALERMNIGILFMIGGDGTMRAASKVQQEIADRDARIAVVGVPKTIDNDISFVAKTFGFDTAVQKATEAIRCAHTEALGGPNGIGVVKLMGRNAGFIAAEACLALRDVNFVLVPEEPFDLHGSGGLLDALEKRLADRGHAVIVVAEGAGQDMFKDIHGTDASGNVRLGDIGSMLCAEIKKYFQERETEITLKYIDPSYIIRSVPANSADGIYCGFLGAHSVHAAMSGRTGMVVSKWNGRFVHIPFSLITRGKKSINTRSNYWRAVLEATGQPLSLRCSE; this is encoded by the coding sequence ATGCATACCCGCAGTTTTCGATTCGAACCATTGTCCCCCGAGGACACGGAAATACGGACGCTTGGCCTGGCGAGCGTGGAATCCCCGCTTCAGCTGGAGCGGTACATTGATGAGGATGATTCCATTTTCGTGGAGGTCTACCGGGATGCGCGGTACTGCGCCAGGGATGGGGAGGGCGCGGCCCAGCCCGTGGTCTTTGAGCATGCCGGGCCAAGGGAAAAATTGTTTTTCGATCCCTCCAAGACCAAATGCGCGGTGGTTACCTGCGGGGGGCTGTGTCCGGGGTTGAACAACGTGATCCGCTCCATCGTGCTGGAAGCGCATCATTTTTACGGGGTGCCAGCGGTTTTCGGCGTGCGCTACGGTCTGGCCGGATTCATTCCGGAACACGGCTATAATTTTGAGGAATTGACGCCCCGCAGCGTGGGAGACATCCACGAGTTCGGCGGCACCATGCTCGGTTCCTCGCGTGGGCCGCAATCTCCGGAGGAGATCGTGGACGCGCTGGAACGGATGAACATCGGGATTCTGTTCATGATCGGCGGGGACGGCACCATGCGGGCCGCATCCAAGGTGCAGCAGGAAATCGCGGACCGGGACGCGCGCATTGCCGTGGTGGGCGTACCCAAGACCATTGACAACGACATCAGTTTCGTGGCCAAGACGTTCGGCTTTGACACGGCCGTGCAAAAGGCCACCGAAGCGATCCGCTGTGCGCATACCGAGGCACTGGGCGGACCCAATGGCATCGGCGTGGTCAAGCTCATGGGTCGCAATGCCGGATTCATTGCCGCGGAAGCGTGCCTGGCCCTGCGGGACGTCAATTTTGTGCTCGTGCCGGAGGAACCGTTTGACCTGCATGGGTCCGGCGGCCTGTTGGATGCGCTGGAAAAGCGTCTGGCCGACCGGGGGCACGCGGTCATTGTGGTGGCCGAGGGCGCGGGCCAGGATATGTTCAAGGACATTCACGGCACCGATGCCTCGGGCAACGTGCGCCTGGGCGACATCGGTTCCATGCTCTGCGCGGAGATCAAAAAGTATTTTCAGGAGCGGGAAACGGAGATCACGCTCAAATACATTGATCCCAGCTACATCATCCGTTCGGTTCCGGCCAACAGCGCGGACGGGATCTATTGCGGCTTCCTGGGGGCGCATTCGGTACACGCGGCCATGAGCGGGCGCACCGGCATGGTGGTCAGCAAGTGGAACGGCCGGTTCGTCCATATTCCCTTCTCCCTGATCACCCGGGGCAAGAAGAGCATCAATACCCGGTCCAATTACTGGCGGGCCGTGCTCGAGGCTACAGGGCAGCCGTTGAGCCTGCGTTGTTCTGAATAA
- a CDS encoding Hsp20/alpha crystallin family protein, whose protein sequence is MQDARTYAQVEIMDENGWKPWMPLGDEDDRVAQRLMGLRRMARHHGTFVGTPAADVFEDGEELTFLLEVPGVDLEQIQVDVGDGALHISGERPISAENVTYHALELEYGPFQRSFMLPSDADPHSVSAVLKNGLLRVTLRRKPKTNRRILPE, encoded by the coding sequence ATGCAAGACGCCCGCACATACGCACAGGTCGAAATCATGGACGAGAACGGCTGGAAACCGTGGATGCCTCTGGGTGATGAGGACGACCGGGTCGCGCAACGGCTCATGGGCCTTCGCCGCATGGCGCGACATCACGGTACGTTTGTGGGAACTCCGGCGGCGGACGTATTTGAGGACGGAGAGGAACTGACCTTCCTCCTGGAGGTTCCCGGCGTGGACCTGGAACAAATCCAGGTTGATGTGGGTGACGGCGCCCTGCATATCTCCGGGGAGCGGCCCATTTCCGCTGAAAACGTCACCTACCACGCTTTGGAACTGGAATACGGTCCCTTCCAACGCAGCTTTATGCTCCCCTCGGACGCGGACCCCCACAGCGTAAGCGCCGTGCTGAAAAACGGACTCCTGCGTGTGACCTTACGCCGCAAACCCAAGACAAACCGACGCATCCTTCCGGAATAA
- the htpX gene encoding zinc metalloprotease HtpX: MSSQIKTLILLAALSAIILFLGAAMGGRAGLIFAMILALGMNFFSYWYSDKVVLRMYRAQILEPHEAPQLHAIVEDLARNAGIPKPRVALIPQDSPNAFATGRNPENAVVAVTSGILRLLTQDELRGVLAHEMGHVANRDILIQSVSAVLATAIMFVASMMRFAAFFGGGDDDEGANPLAAILLSILAPVAATLIQMAISRSREYLADETGAKLCGSPLSLASALAKLQQGAEQRPLQGSPATENMFIVNPLSGRSLAGLFSTHPPVEERIARLKDMARRS, translated from the coding sequence ATGAGCAGCCAAATAAAAACCCTAATTCTCCTGGCGGCCCTGTCCGCCATCATTCTCTTTCTCGGTGCGGCCATGGGCGGCCGGGCCGGATTGATCTTTGCCATGATTCTGGCCCTGGGCATGAACTTCTTCAGCTACTGGTATTCGGACAAAGTGGTGCTGCGCATGTATCGCGCCCAAATTCTGGAACCGCATGAGGCGCCCCAGTTGCACGCCATCGTGGAAGACCTGGCTCGCAATGCCGGTATCCCCAAACCCCGCGTTGCCCTGATCCCGCAGGACTCGCCCAATGCCTTTGCCACGGGGCGCAATCCCGAAAACGCGGTTGTGGCCGTGACCAGTGGCATTCTACGCCTGCTGACCCAGGATGAACTGCGCGGCGTGCTTGCCCATGAAATGGGTCATGTGGCCAATCGCGACATTCTGATCCAGTCCGTTTCCGCGGTGCTGGCCACGGCCATCATGTTCGTGGCAAGCATGATGCGATTTGCCGCTTTTTTCGGCGGTGGAGACGATGACGAAGGCGCCAATCCCCTGGCTGCCATCCTGCTTTCCATCCTCGCGCCCGTGGCCGCCACGTTGATTCAAATGGCTATTTCCCGCTCGCGCGAGTATCTGGCCGATGAGACCGGGGCCAAACTCTGCGGCAGTCCCCTGTCCCTGGCCTCGGCCCTGGCAAAACTCCAACAAGGCGCGGAGCAACGCCCCCTCCAGGGCAGTCCGGCCACAGAAAACATGTTCATCGTCAACCCGCTGTCCGGACGCAGTCTGGCCGGGTTGTTCAGCACCCACCCGCCCGTGGAGGAACGCATCGCCCGGCTCAAGGATATGGCCCGGCGCAGCTGA
- a CDS encoding trypsin-like peptidase domain-containing protein, which produces MPNQSVPPSGPVPVFQPQRIPVLCHVLLPCLLAVLTLATTALAAPESENPRRTRVVRAVEAAAPAVVNITALRQQRGNTRPGIRPRSAKRGGSMGSGVIIDGQKALVLTNAHVIDNAAEVLVRLLDGREFQAELVGSDPDFDLAVLKLQDARNLPEIEMGTSSDLLIGEPVIAIGNPFGYAHTVTTGVVSALNRSLTSRDGTFTDFIQTDTAINPGNSGGPLLNSLGQLIGINTAILAEGQGIGFSIPIDKARRVVDELLVSGYVAPIWLGVFGSDLDPATASALGLKSLEGLLVTDVINGTPAAQADIRPGDVILRINRNPVTDRRNYVDLLRNHTRNDSLRVLLHRQGREISVGLRPQALNLEQTLRLTEHRWGMHIAPRPSGHNGGTRIERVLPDTPAARLGLQQGDILLRVGNVRVREAADLATAFLYYRLQHTLLMRVQRGNGLYYVKMNVTP; this is translated from the coding sequence ATGCCCAACCAGTCCGTCCCCCCCTCCGGCCCGGTTCCGGTTTTCCAACCGCAACGCATCCCGGTCTTGTGCCATGTCCTGCTGCCCTGCCTGCTCGCGGTCCTGACCCTGGCAACAACCGCCCTGGCTGCCCCGGAATCAGAGAATCCCCGCCGGACCCGGGTGGTACGCGCCGTGGAAGCCGCGGCCCCTGCCGTGGTGAACATCACGGCCCTGCGACAACAACGTGGCAACACCCGGCCCGGAATCCGGCCCCGCTCGGCAAAACGGGGCGGAAGCATGGGGTCGGGCGTGATCATCGACGGCCAAAAAGCACTGGTGCTCACCAATGCCCACGTCATTGACAACGCTGCCGAAGTGCTGGTGCGCCTGCTGGACGGCCGGGAATTTCAGGCGGAACTGGTGGGGTCGGACCCGGATTTCGATCTGGCCGTGCTCAAGCTGCAAGACGCCAGAAACCTGCCGGAAATCGAGATGGGAACCTCCTCGGACCTGCTCATCGGCGAACCTGTCATCGCCATCGGCAACCCCTTTGGCTACGCCCACACCGTGACCACAGGCGTTGTATCGGCCCTGAACCGCTCCCTGACCAGCCGGGACGGCACGTTCACGGACTTCATCCAGACAGACACGGCCATCAACCCCGGCAATTCCGGCGGCCCGTTGCTGAACAGCCTGGGCCAACTCATCGGCATCAATACCGCCATCCTGGCCGAGGGCCAGGGCATCGGCTTTTCCATCCCCATCGACAAAGCCAGACGCGTCGTGGATGAACTGTTGGTTTCAGGCTATGTGGCCCCCATCTGGCTGGGCGTTTTCGGCTCGGACCTGGATCCGGCCACGGCCTCGGCTCTGGGGCTGAAAAGTCTGGAAGGACTGCTGGTCACGGACGTGATCAACGGCACACCCGCGGCTCAGGCGGATATCCGGCCCGGAGACGTGATCCTGCGCATCAACCGCAATCCGGTCACGGACCGCCGCAACTATGTGGACCTGCTCCGCAACCATACGCGAAACGACTCCCTGCGCGTGCTCCTCCATCGGCAGGGGCGCGAAATTTCCGTGGGACTCCGGCCTCAGGCGCTGAATCTGGAACAAACCCTGCGCCTGACCGAACATCGCTGGGGCATGCACATCGCGCCGCGTCCCTCCGGACACAACGGCGGCACGCGCATTGAACGCGTGTTGCCCGACACGCCAGCGGCCCGCCTCGGTCTGCAGCAGGGAGACATCCTCCTCCGCGTGGGCAATGTGCGCGTGCGGGAAGCCGCCGACCTGGCCACCGCGTTTCTCTACTACCGGCTGCAACACACCCTGCTCATGCGGGTGCAGCGCGGCAACGGGCTGTATTATGTAAAAATGAACGTGACCCCCTGA
- a CDS encoding class I SAM-dependent methyltransferase: MPSHSQDQSDTVLPHLAPLGPNPNQDREYWNRVAPEKNFTTPLPLELLQERLTPQARILDYGCGYGRTLTLLEQFGFTRTLGLDFALAMLQRGRREHPHLQLAACGPGRVPLPDQSMDAVLLLAVLTCIRHDRDQRSLLDELTRVLRPGGFLLVNDFLLAPDQRNQERYARFAEEFGTYGVFAISGGGVMRHHDPAWLDQLFTGWHPLIRKEATFTTMNGNNARGITLMLQRP, from the coding sequence ATGCCATCCCACTCTCAGGACCAGTCAGACACAGTTCTGCCGCATCTCGCCCCCCTCGGCCCGAACCCGAACCAGGACCGGGAATACTGGAACCGGGTGGCTCCGGAAAAAAACTTCACCACCCCTCTGCCCCTGGAACTGCTTCAGGAGCGCCTGACTCCGCAGGCCCGCATCCTGGACTACGGCTGCGGATACGGCAGAACGCTTACGCTTCTGGAACAATTCGGCTTCACCCGGACCCTGGGCCTGGATTTCGCCCTAGCCATGCTCCAACGCGGCCGCAGGGAGCATCCCCACTTGCAACTGGCTGCCTGCGGTCCGGGCCGGGTGCCTCTGCCGGACCAGAGCATGGACGCGGTCCTGCTTCTGGCCGTGCTGACCTGCATACGCCATGACCGGGACCAGCGCTCCCTACTGGACGAATTGACACGCGTGCTGCGCCCCGGCGGATTCCTGCTGGTGAACGACTTTCTGTTGGCCCCGGACCAACGCAACCAGGAACGCTACGCCCGGTTCGCCGAAGAATTCGGCACCTACGGCGTGTTCGCCATTTCCGGCGGCGGCGTCATGCGCCACCACGACCCGGCCTGGCTGGACCAGCTTTTTACCGGCTGGCACCCGCTGATCCGCAAGGAAGCCACCTTCACCACCATGAACGGCAACAACGCCCGGGGCATCACCCTGATGTTGCAACGTCCCTGA
- the cmk gene encoding (d)CMP kinase, translated as MDHVVVTLDGPAGVGKSTMAKGLSEALGIPYLDTGAMFRGVAWRLGRNAWEWDADRLARALEEIRFDLHGSGADSGLSLNGEPLGAEIRTEEVGMWASHVAKLPVIRDFLKAAQRAVGERSSLVAEGRDMGSVVFPNALMKFFLDADPEERARRRYEQLRAMGREADLEALTKSIRARDEQDRNRAVAPLRAASDAVVVDTTRLSEEVVAATLLETVRQRMAGK; from the coding sequence ATGGATCATGTCGTGGTGACGTTGGATGGTCCGGCCGGGGTGGGCAAATCCACCATGGCCAAGGGCTTGTCCGAGGCCTTGGGGATTCCCTATCTGGACACGGGCGCCATGTTTCGGGGCGTGGCCTGGCGTCTGGGCCGCAATGCCTGGGAATGGGATGCGGACCGGCTCGCCCGCGCCCTGGAGGAAATCCGGTTTGATCTTCATGGCTCGGGCGCGGATTCCGGCCTGAGTTTGAATGGAGAGCCGTTGGGGGCGGAAATCCGCACCGAGGAAGTGGGTATGTGGGCTTCGCACGTGGCCAAGCTCCCGGTGATCCGTGATTTTTTGAAGGCGGCCCAGCGTGCTGTGGGTGAGCGTTCTTCCTTGGTGGCCGAGGGACGCGACATGGGCAGCGTGGTTTTTCCCAATGCCCTGATGAAGTTTTTTTTGGATGCGGATCCCGAGGAACGGGCGCGTCGCCGGTATGAGCAACTGCGCGCCATGGGCCGGGAGGCGGATTTGGAGGCGCTGACCAAAAGCATTCGCGCCCGGGACGAGCAGGACCGCAACCGGGCCGTGGCTCCGCTCCGTGCGGCATCGGACGCTGTGGTGGTGGATACCACGCGGCTCTCCGAAGAAGTGGTGGCGGCCACGTTGCTGGAAACCGTGCGACAGCGGATGGCTGGAAAATAA
- the hisC gene encoding histidinol-phosphate transaminase — protein MKERVRKQILDFKPYTPGLTLEDIREEYGVERVIKLASNENPLGVSPVVQKVLGQKAAEVFRYPQNHSPRLAAALAERLGVEPDMVVVGNGSDEIIDMLYRVVAEPGRDNVVCYEHSFSMYRMCAKLCGVEYREIPREHGLGLPMEHLARAADEHTALVFLTSPDNPTGLAATADEIAKLSRALPEGALLVVDGAYAEFAEPQDIYEAAPRLAELDNLVLLRTFSKAYGLAGMRLGYGIMPAWLASYLRRARIPFTVNLPAEAAGLAALEDEVFLSETLRVVCEGRDYLGRELAALGCEVTPSQANFLMFRPPSDATVFFEGMLRRGIIVRHLKSFGLPDHIRVNMGTESENRAFVSACRELL, from the coding sequence ATGAAAGAGCGTGTACGCAAGCAGATTCTGGATTTCAAGCCCTACACCCCGGGATTGACCCTGGAGGATATTCGCGAGGAATACGGAGTGGAGCGGGTCATCAAACTGGCCAGCAATGAAAACCCCCTCGGTGTTTCCCCCGTGGTGCAAAAGGTTCTGGGCCAAAAGGCCGCCGAGGTCTTCCGCTACCCGCAGAACCATTCGCCCCGTCTGGCCGCGGCCCTGGCCGAGCGCCTCGGCGTGGAGCCGGACATGGTGGTGGTGGGCAACGGGTCCGACGAGATTATCGACATGCTTTACCGCGTGGTGGCGGAACCGGGCCGGGACAATGTGGTCTGCTATGAGCACAGCTTCAGCATGTACCGCATGTGTGCGAAACTCTGCGGCGTGGAATACCGCGAAATTCCCCGGGAGCACGGATTGGGGTTGCCCATGGAGCATCTGGCCCGGGCCGCGGACGAGCACACGGCCCTGGTGTTTCTTACCAGCCCGGATAACCCCACGGGGCTGGCGGCCACGGCCGATGAAATCGCGAAATTGTCCCGTGCCTTGCCGGAAGGAGCGCTGCTTGTGGTGGACGGAGCGTACGCGGAGTTCGCCGAACCCCAGGATATCTATGAAGCGGCGCCGCGACTGGCCGAGCTGGACAACCTGGTGCTGCTGCGCACGTTTTCCAAGGCCTATGGTCTGGCCGGAATGCGGTTGGGCTATGGGATCATGCCCGCGTGGCTGGCTTCGTATCTGCGCCGGGCGCGCATTCCCTTTACCGTGAACCTGCCTGCCGAGGCCGCCGGTTTGGCCGCTTTGGAGGACGAGGTCTTTCTTTCCGAAACATTGCGGGTGGTCTGCGAAGGGCGCGACTATCTCGGCCGGGAGCTGGCAGCGCTGGGCTGCGAGGTTACCCCGTCCCAGGCCAATTTTCTGATGTTCCGGCCGCCCAGCGACGCGACAGTGTTTTTTGAGGGCATGCTGCGTCGTGGGATAATTGTTCGTCACCTCAAGAGTTTCGGCCTGCCCGACCACATCCGGGTGAACATGGGAACGGAATCGGAAAACCGGGCCTTTGTGTCCGCCTGTCGGGAGCTGCTTTGA
- a CDS encoding universal stress protein, translating to MPEIKKILCAVDFSEHSSKVAAYTSTMARAFDAQVLCVYVAPSLSQYVGFKVPASSIDEFVGEIVTGAESTMEEFLGNEFQGLNASGKVLTGYAAEEVLELAKQEEVDMIVMGTHGRKGIDRVLFGSVAEKVVKSARCPVVTVRPD from the coding sequence ATGCCTGAGATCAAGAAGATTCTTTGCGCCGTGGACTTTTCCGAGCACAGCTCCAAGGTCGCCGCCTACACCAGCACCATGGCCAGGGCGTTCGATGCCCAGGTGCTCTGCGTTTACGTGGCCCCGAGCCTGAGTCAATACGTGGGCTTCAAGGTTCCGGCCAGCTCCATCGACGAATTCGTCGGGGAGATCGTCACGGGCGCGGAAAGCACCATGGAGGAGTTCCTCGGAAATGAGTTCCAGGGGCTGAACGCCAGCGGCAAGGTGCTTACCGGCTACGCCGCCGAAGAAGTGCTGGAACTGGCCAAGCAGGAAGAGGTGGACATGATCGTCATGGGCACCCATGGCCGGAAGGGGATCGACCGTGTGTTGTTCGGTTCCGTGGCCGAAAAGGTCGTCAAGTCGGCCCGTTGTCCGGTGGTGACGGTCCGCCCGGACTAA
- a CDS encoding flagellar assembly protein FliX — translation MKIHPDQIEGVRQSQQQQQTDKTKQPSTSFDDLLGQEVAKSAEVAKTPGATPATPLAGVNPLLGLQAVQQVQSTDAGQAAAKVEAALDGMDNYTEKLRNVAPDGSGLREAHSALQNMQGQVDGLKSVADQEPGLRNIVNELEVLARTEQFKFNRGDYLG, via the coding sequence ATGAAGATCCATCCTGACCAGATCGAGGGTGTCCGTCAGTCGCAACAACAGCAGCAGACGGACAAGACCAAGCAGCCCTCCACGTCGTTTGACGACCTGCTCGGGCAGGAGGTGGCCAAGTCCGCCGAAGTCGCCAAGACACCCGGTGCAACCCCGGCCACACCGCTTGCGGGCGTCAATCCCCTGCTCGGCCTCCAGGCCGTGCAACAGGTCCAATCCACGGACGCGGGCCAAGCGGCCGCCAAAGTGGAAGCCGCCCTGGACGGCATGGACAACTACACGGAAAAGCTCCGTAATGTCGCCCCCGATGGAAGCGGCTTGCGCGAGGCTCACTCCGCGTTGCAGAACATGCAGGGCCAGGTGGACGGACTCAAGTCCGTGGCCGATCAGGAACCCGGGCTGCGAAACATCGTCAATGAACTGGAAGTGCTGGCTCGTACCGAGCAGTTCAAGTTCAACCGGGGGGACTACCTGGGCTGA
- the thpR gene encoding RNA 2',3'-cyclic phosphodiesterase, producing MSNSESTMRVFAGIPLDSRNAAKAVELVGQLRAASGPLHGARLSCPSSQRLHLTLKFCGDVPEQRIPDMLAALQNLVWDPFELQFGGAGVFPQPSRPRVFWAGVRRGAEELTRLAQQVNNALVPLGLQSDQRPYHPHLTLCRVRDSRQARWDQAIEMAEAWQWPCMAVSRLVLWQSILQSSGPEYRSLGESLSAGK from the coding sequence ATGTCGAATTCCGAATCAACCATGCGCGTTTTTGCGGGAATCCCTTTGGATTCCCGCAATGCCGCAAAGGCCGTGGAACTGGTAGGACAACTGCGCGCCGCATCCGGCCCGCTGCACGGAGCGCGGCTCTCCTGCCCCAGCTCCCAACGTCTGCACCTGACCTTGAAATTTTGCGGCGACGTACCCGAACAGCGTATACCGGACATGCTTGCGGCGTTGCAAAATCTGGTCTGGGATCCTTTTGAATTGCAATTCGGCGGGGCGGGCGTGTTTCCGCAACCATCCAGACCGCGTGTGTTCTGGGCCGGGGTTCGGCGTGGCGCCGAAGAGCTGACGCGGCTGGCGCAACAGGTGAATAACGCTCTGGTCCCGCTTGGCCTGCAATCCGATCAACGACCCTATCATCCCCACCTGACCCTCTGCCGTGTGCGCGATTCCCGCCAGGCACGCTGGGATCAGGCCATTGAAATGGCCGAAGCCTGGCAATGGCCGTGCATGGCCGTGTCGCGCCTTGTGCTCTGGCAATCCATATTGCAGTCGAGTGGACCGGAATACCGCTCTCTTGGCGAGAGCCTGTCCGCTGGAAAATAG
- a CDS encoding CinA family protein, giving the protein MNANLMEVTADVGEMLRQRHWKMATAESCTGGLVAAQCTELPGSSDWYAGSVVAYGNNVKIALLGISGDLLSRVGAVSEEVVSIMAPAVLRTIGAHVAVAVSGIAGPDGGTEDKPVGTVWMAWADFQENQRTELFHFEGDRQAVREQATFAALEGLRAFLR; this is encoded by the coding sequence ATGAATGCAAACTTAATGGAAGTGACCGCCGACGTCGGCGAGATGCTGCGCCAGCGGCACTGGAAAATGGCCACGGCTGAATCCTGCACCGGCGGACTGGTGGCCGCGCAATGTACGGAACTCCCGGGAAGCTCGGACTGGTATGCCGGGTCCGTGGTGGCCTATGGGAATAATGTCAAGATCGCCCTGCTCGGCATTTCCGGGGATCTGCTTTCCCGCGTGGGAGCCGTGAGCGAGGAAGTGGTTTCCATCATGGCCCCGGCCGTGTTGCGGACCATCGGGGCGCATGTGGCCGTGGCGGTTTCAGGCATTGCCGGACCCGACGGCGGCACCGAGGACAAACCCGTGGGAACCGTCTGGATGGCCTGGGCTGATTTTCAGGAAAATCAACGCACCGAACTGTTTCATTTCGAGGGCGACCGACAGGCCGTGCGCGAGCAAGCTACCTTCGCGGCCCTGGAGGGGTTGCGCGCCTTTTTGCGCTGA
- the serS gene encoding serine--tRNA ligase yields the protein MLDLKFVRGNLDTVREALTRRRAALDVADFAELDERRRALTREVETLKAERNATSAKIAQKKRAKEDASDLIASMSSVGAHIKELDASLEEVEERERDWLLSCPNLLHESTPDGESEDDNPEVRRWGTPRDFDFPIKDHADLGTDLGLVDFERAAKLAGSRFAVSYGSVARMERALAMWMLDTHINEHDMIEVTPPFMVNRATMQGTGQLPKFEEDLFRLDFKDFYLIPTAEVPLTNLHAGEVLAETDLPRGYCAFTPCFRSEAGSYGKDTKGLIRQHQFQKVEMVYFAHPDNSYDVLEQMTAQAEKLLQRLELPYRVISLCTGDIGFSATKTYDLEVWLPAQNNYREISSCSNTEDFQARRADIRFQPAGSKKKGYVHTLNGSGLAVGRTLVAVLENYQQKDGSIVVPEVLRPYMGGLEVIEPAK from the coding sequence ATGCTGGATCTGAAATTTGTACGCGGCAATCTGGACACCGTGCGCGAAGCTCTGACGCGCCGCCGCGCCGCCCTGGATGTGGCCGACTTTGCCGAACTGGATGAACGGCGCCGTGCTCTGACCCGTGAGGTGGAAACCCTCAAGGCCGAACGCAACGCCACGTCCGCAAAGATCGCTCAAAAAAAACGCGCCAAGGAGGATGCCTCCGATCTCATCGCGAGCATGTCCTCGGTGGGCGCGCACATCAAGGAACTGGACGCATCCCTGGAAGAAGTGGAAGAGCGGGAACGCGACTGGCTGCTCTCCTGCCCGAACCTGCTGCACGAAAGCACGCCGGACGGCGAATCCGAGGACGACAACCCCGAAGTACGCCGCTGGGGAACGCCCCGTGACTTTGATTTCCCGATCAAGGACCATGCGGACCTGGGGACGGATCTGGGCCTGGTGGACTTTGAACGCGCCGCCAAGCTCGCGGGGTCGCGCTTTGCCGTGAGCTACGGCTCCGTGGCACGCATGGAACGCGCCCTGGCCATGTGGATGCTGGACACGCACATCAACGAGCATGACATGATCGAGGTGACGCCCCCGTTCATGGTCAACCGCGCCACCATGCAGGGTACGGGCCAGCTGCCCAAATTTGAGGAAGATCTTTTCCGCCTGGACTTCAAGGATTTCTACCTCATCCCTACGGCCGAAGTTCCGCTGACCAACCTGCACGCCGGGGAGGTGTTGGCCGAGACGGATCTGCCCCGCGGCTATTGCGCGTTCACCCCCTGCTTCCGTTCCGAGGCGGGTTCCTACGGCAAAGACACCAAAGGACTGATCCGGCAACACCAATTCCAAAAGGTGGAGATGGTCTATTTCGCGCACCCGGACAACTCCTATGACGTGCTTGAGCAGATGACCGCCCAGGCGGAAAAACTGCTCCAGCGGCTGGAACTGCCCTACCGCGTGATCAGCCTTTGCACCGGGGACATCGGGTTTTCCGCCACCAAGACCTATGATCTGGAAGTGTGGCTGCCTGCCCAGAACAACTACCGGGAAATATCCTCCTGTTCCAACACCGAGGATTTCCAGGCCCGGCGCGCCGATATCCGCTTCCAGCCTGCGGGGTCCAAAAAAAAGGGCTACGTGCATACCCTGAACGGCTCGGGACTGGCCGTGGGCCGCACCCTGGTGGCCGTGCTGGAAAACTACCAGCAAAAAGACGGCTCCATCGTGGTTCCCGAGGTGCTTCGCCCCTACATGGGCGGACTCGAAGTCATTGAGCCAGCAAAATAA